One genomic segment of Streptomyces liangshanensis includes these proteins:
- a CDS encoding DUF4331 family protein, whose product MSHHLDTPLAAQNGQLFIDDLYVFPGEDSTVFVMDVNSNITGVYAEPGFHHEARYEIKVHFDGADHEALTYRFSFGEPGADGRQSLRLHSLTGADAQGDAAEGELVLEGRTGETASGAGIRAWAGRVQDAFYVDLSLLSLVNGAVGKGTAVDLSSWNPREAQNTFAGTTVEAIVLDVPHTHDRLRPGARTGVWCATKLATDAGGWRQINRGGNPMMWPIFWPDDTDFSNPANTRHPSEDVAADGRAIAGRIATVVAATGTSADPAGYGQTVALQLLPDVLPYVIGTPASFGFAARNGRTRADNSPEVMMSLVTNLPVPSGLSPATTKDQRNDRFPYVVPQ is encoded by the coding sequence ATGTCTCATCACCTCGACACCCCGCTGGCGGCGCAGAACGGCCAGCTGTTCATCGACGACCTCTATGTCTTCCCCGGCGAGGACAGCACGGTGTTCGTCATGGACGTGAACTCGAACATCACCGGCGTATACGCCGAGCCGGGCTTCCACCACGAGGCGCGCTACGAGATCAAGGTGCACTTCGACGGCGCCGACCACGAGGCCCTGACCTACCGGTTCTCCTTCGGCGAGCCCGGCGCGGACGGCCGGCAGTCGCTGCGCCTGCACTCCCTGACCGGCGCCGACGCTCAGGGGGACGCCGCCGAGGGGGAGTTGGTGCTGGAGGGCCGTACCGGTGAAACCGCGTCGGGGGCCGGAATCCGCGCCTGGGCCGGGCGGGTCCAGGACGCCTTCTACGTCGACCTGTCCCTGCTCTCCCTCGTCAACGGCGCCGTGGGGAAGGGCACCGCGGTGGACCTGTCGTCCTGGAACCCCCGGGAGGCGCAGAACACCTTCGCCGGTACGACGGTCGAGGCGATCGTCCTCGACGTCCCGCACACCCACGACCGGTTGCGGCCCGGGGCCCGTACCGGCGTGTGGTGCGCGACCAAGCTGGCCACCGACGCCGGCGGGTGGCGGCAGATCAACCGGGGCGGCAACCCGATGATGTGGCCGATCTTCTGGCCCGACGACACGGACTTCTCGAACCCGGCCAACACCCGCCACCCGTCCGAGGACGTCGCCGCCGACGGCCGGGCGATCGCCGGCCGCATCGCCACCGTGGTCGCCGCCACCGGCACCTCCGCCGACCCCGCCGGATACGGGCAGACCGTCGCCCTGCAACTCCTCCCGGACGTGCTGCCCTACGTGATCGGGACCCCCGCCTCCTTCGGCTTCGCCGCCCGCAACGGCCGCACCCGCGCGGACAACTCACCCGAGGTGATGATGTCCCTCGTCACCAACCTGCCCGTGCCCAGCGGCCTCTCCCCCGCCACCACCAAGGACCAGCGGAACGACCGTTTCCCCTACGTCGTACCGCAGTGA
- a CDS encoding TetR/AcrR family transcriptional regulator, with protein MASGLRERGKTKRRTAIIRAAHELFGERGYAATTIADIAERAEVAPRTVTGYFPSKEEIALVRFTEAADRLAHAFRNHKPDESALDVLTAWLLSKHDSDDPDGIRALTRRMYKTNPNLRALRAARMEEAVALGAEALAKELGISPGDITARIASAAAAAIAIDILDNTPDDELDDAVATVRVFLQAGLGALTARRRGGEST; from the coding sequence ATGGCTTCTGGACTGCGTGAACGCGGCAAGACCAAGCGCCGCACTGCGATCATCCGTGCCGCTCATGAGTTGTTCGGCGAGCGGGGATATGCCGCGACCACCATTGCTGACATCGCGGAACGGGCCGAAGTCGCACCTCGGACCGTGACCGGCTATTTCCCCTCCAAGGAGGAAATCGCTCTGGTGCGGTTCACCGAGGCGGCTGATCGGTTGGCTCATGCCTTCCGCAATCACAAGCCCGACGAGTCGGCGCTGGACGTACTGACAGCATGGCTGCTGAGCAAGCACGACAGCGACGACCCGGACGGGATCCGTGCGCTGACTCGCAGGATGTACAAGACCAACCCGAACCTTCGTGCACTACGTGCGGCACGGATGGAGGAGGCTGTCGCACTCGGTGCCGAAGCGCTGGCGAAGGAACTGGGAATTTCCCCAGGAGATATCACGGCACGGATCGCGTCGGCCGCAGCTGCGGCCATTGCCATTGACATCCTCGACAACACACCCGACGACGAACTCGACGATGCGGTGGCCACGGTGAGGGTGTTTCTCCAAGCGGGACTCGGTGCGTTGACGGCACGGCGTCGTGGCGGGGAATCCACCTGA
- a CDS encoding TetR/AcrR family transcriptional regulator translates to MRIVDEEGAEALSMRTLAKRLGSGTATLYRHFENRSEVVAQVADRLFGMIEVGPPPADTDWREACRTMMESVFAVLRRHRNVAPLLIEETPAGPNAMAVRERCVAILLDSGFPPKIAAQAYATLARYVLGFAMQLGGQGTADRSDEERARAAIRLAGPSQYPATMRVADFIPVPLEDEFSFGLTLIIDGLSRFREDS, encoded by the coding sequence ATGCGAATCGTCGACGAGGAGGGCGCCGAGGCCCTGTCGATGCGGACGCTCGCCAAGCGCCTGGGCTCCGGCACCGCCACGCTCTACCGTCACTTCGAGAACCGGTCGGAGGTTGTCGCCCAGGTGGCCGACCGGCTGTTCGGCATGATCGAGGTCGGACCGCCGCCGGCTGACACCGACTGGCGTGAGGCGTGCCGCACCATGATGGAGAGTGTGTTCGCGGTCCTGCGCCGGCATCGTAACGTCGCTCCGCTGCTGATCGAGGAGACCCCGGCCGGCCCGAACGCGATGGCGGTCCGCGAACGGTGCGTCGCCATCCTGCTGGACAGCGGCTTCCCGCCGAAGATCGCAGCACAGGCGTACGCGACGCTCGCCCGCTACGTCCTGGGCTTCGCCATGCAGCTCGGCGGCCAGGGAACCGCCGACCGGTCCGACGAAGAACGGGCGAGAGCGGCCATCCGCCTCGCCGGTCCGTCCCAGTACCCGGCCACGATGAGGGTCGCCGACTTCATCCCCGTACCGCTGGAGGACGAGTTCTCGTTCGGACTCACCCTGATCATCGACGGCCTGAGTCGATTCCGCGAGGATTCCTGA
- a CDS encoding FAD-dependent monooxygenase gives MTDPNAIDVVVAGAGPTGSTLAADLLRRGLRVRVVNKAPHAFEGSRAKGIQPRTQEVLEDFGVLHEAQAEGGPYPLAGLHLGPVTAPWKMQQRNRPTPDVPYPNVLLLPQHRTDAILHRLLDRLGLGIEYGVALDGFEQDADGVTSTLSTGERVRSRYLVGADGGSSAVRQAAGLGFLGETDDSDKTLLIDCTVDGLSRDRWHMWPRTSVGACPLPHSDQFQVMIRLKPGDTPDLDHDALTARFKALTGLGLRDITWTSTFRPNVRLVEHYRAGRVFLAGDAAHVHTPAGAQGLNTGVQDAYNLGWKLGQALAGAPDGLLDTYETERLPIAARVLGKSSQLYESLSNRRVAGLKRGDEERQLGLTYRGGPLAPADASATRTLHVGDRAPDAPCAARGTRRLFDIYRGPHFTLLAFGSEAADALPSLTWPAQGAELRRYAVRSGRGIDGDHLTDDTGQLAGIYGVDGDALVLVRPDGYVGAIITADWASAFTAAVRAFTP, from the coding sequence GTGACAGATCCGAACGCAATCGATGTCGTCGTCGCCGGAGCTGGTCCTACCGGTTCCACCCTGGCGGCCGACCTGCTGAGGCGCGGTTTGCGTGTCCGCGTGGTGAACAAGGCGCCACACGCATTCGAGGGTTCCCGCGCGAAGGGAATCCAGCCGCGCACCCAGGAAGTGCTCGAGGACTTCGGGGTGCTCCACGAGGCGCAGGCGGAGGGCGGCCCCTACCCGCTGGCGGGACTTCACCTGGGGCCCGTGACCGCGCCCTGGAAGATGCAACAGCGGAACAGGCCCACCCCCGATGTGCCGTACCCGAATGTCCTGTTGCTGCCCCAGCACCGGACCGACGCGATCCTGCACCGTCTCCTCGACCGCCTCGGACTCGGCATCGAGTACGGGGTCGCCCTGGACGGCTTCGAGCAGGACGCCGACGGCGTCACGTCGACGCTCTCCACCGGGGAGCGGGTCCGTAGCAGGTATCTCGTGGGCGCCGACGGTGGCTCCAGCGCTGTGCGACAGGCGGCCGGTCTCGGCTTTCTCGGTGAGACGGACGACTCGGACAAGACGCTCCTCATCGACTGCACGGTGGACGGGCTGTCCCGCGACAGGTGGCACATGTGGCCCCGAACATCGGTAGGGGCCTGCCCGCTGCCGCACTCCGACCAATTCCAGGTGATGATCCGGTTGAAGCCGGGTGATACGCCGGATCTCGACCATGACGCCCTGACCGCCCGGTTCAAGGCCCTCACGGGCCTCGGGCTTCGCGACATCACCTGGACGTCCACGTTCCGGCCCAACGTCCGACTCGTGGAGCACTACCGGGCCGGACGGGTCTTCCTTGCCGGCGACGCCGCCCATGTGCACACGCCGGCCGGCGCGCAGGGGCTCAACACCGGTGTCCAGGACGCGTACAACCTCGGGTGGAAACTCGGACAGGCGCTCGCCGGTGCGCCGGACGGTCTGCTCGACACCTACGAGACAGAACGACTGCCGATCGCCGCGCGCGTTCTCGGCAAGTCGAGTCAGCTCTACGAGAGCCTCAGCAACCGCCGTGTGGCAGGTCTCAAGCGCGGGGACGAGGAACGACAACTGGGGCTCACCTACCGCGGCGGACCGCTCGCCCCGGCAGACGCTTCGGCCACCAGGACCCTGCACGTGGGCGACCGGGCACCGGACGCGCCGTGCGCAGCCCGCGGCACCAGGCGGCTCTTCGACATCTACCGAGGGCCGCACTTCACCCTGCTGGCCTTCGGCTCCGAGGCTGCCGACGCTCTCCCCAGCCTGACCTGGCCCGCCCAAGGTGCTGAACTGCGCCGCTACGCCGTCCGTAGTGGCCGGGGTATCGACGGTGACCACCTCACCGATGACACCGGTCAGCTGGCCGGCATCTACGGTGTTGACGGTGACGCTCTCGTTCTCGTCCGGCCGGACGGGTACGTCGGCGCCATCATCACGGCCGACTGGGCCAGTGCTTTCACCGCCGCGGTCAGGGCATTCACTCCGTAG